One window of Papaver somniferum cultivar HN1 chromosome 9, ASM357369v1, whole genome shotgun sequence genomic DNA carries:
- the LOC113310789 gene encoding uncharacterized protein LOC113310789 isoform X1 translates to MGKKSNRDYSVFSIYRNSHPGNCMWGILDILNFHHWHSVRKMLPHRRHWGGRHAEDANNETDNDVPDIGDAEESMHSEVDAQVSSPEKTAEASLTKRKSGKARIRKLIAEAMSKHDHHKHRPKAHHSRLWRTDSFRHVGASAQDQNEDECNTPTSSAWNLVRQNIPFHKYCEVCSSISTLKNLGVDQLDELKRLIIENETDISSHPMPKKKALSDMELHRDVTLYQSKEFLEALEVFTVKKALFLKILEDPDYALAHHFQGLRASNVKRGLARSGTFPIASPTEEQIMKRLKLKTQQKEKAQLQGLLETDNTTSTVTTTECSEDSNAASTPLGPDNSADTIDKGIFFVDENKLNMESSPGTSHELKKRRRRFKDFRQKIIHAIRESRKEVYHRVSMDAILHKIPYGRRFSRNTRKEMCKHWKESAMDINSKDKMKSTNEFECSARLCQMRRTASLNESLDRYAQLFESICNQEAKQHPVDRLRLTKEDGCSQVRRTSKPKSLGRILSLPDLECYRSLQSEATSDNVGFGKPSVFLVNGNECKTLGIGKPIKEDYTQSDAFSESRHQKQLLEVDETSHFERGRTGLELGNSDNDHVEGGESGKGDPKMRECSSISLYEHAATVSNNTCCKLAQPSPSSVFDFSLQEGVASPSEVFTSKAGHELKPRCIHFDETGTLDSSSVDSSPTVKENVRIPRKTFDSDSHYIKVDKKDVADFNYVRDLLKLSGFTGARCLGTWHAPDQPLHPSLFEEMEYLSPYKTECTVGEISDSYYDHHQLLFDTVNEVLLEIYERSFTYWPGPLSRNSSTRPMPAGYNILKEVWGIISWYLSSQPEEYSSLDYVVTRDLSRVDGWMNLQMDCDCLGLELEDLIFEDLLEEVICSRDCRYPSVAHSKSNMHFNH, encoded by the exons AGTCCAGAAAAGACTGCAGAGGCGAGTCTAACCAAGAGGAAATCTGGTAAAGCCCGCATAAGAAAATTGATTGCTGAAGCGATGTCTAAACATGATCACCACAAGCATAGGCCAAAAGCACACCATTCACGGTTGTGGAGAACTGATTCCTTCCGTCATGTAGGAGCTTCAGCCCAAGATCAAAATGAGGATGAATGCAACACTCCAACCTCAAGCGCATGGAATTTAGTCAGACAGAATATTCCCTTCCATAAGTACTGTGAGGTGTGTAGCAGCATTAGTACTTTAAAAAATCTGGGTGTAGACCAGCTAGATGAGCTGAAGAGGTTGATAATTGAGAATGAAACTGATATTTCAAGCCATCCCATGCCTAAGAAGAAGGCTTTGAGTGATATGGAGCTGCACAGAGATGTCACCCTTTACCAGTCAAAGGAATTTCTGGAGGCTCTGGAGGTATTTACAGTTAAAAAGGCATTGTTTTTGAAAATCTTAGAGGACCCAGATTACGCTTTAGCCCATCACTTCCAGGGATTACGGGCCTCTAATGTCAAGAGAGGATTAGCACGGTCAGGGACATTTCCTATAGCTAGTCCTACAGAGGAACAAATAATGAAGCGCTTGAAGCTAAAAACCCAGCAGAAGGAAAAGGCACAACTGCAAGGATTGTTGGAGACTGACAACACAACTTCAACGGTAACCACAACTGAATGCTCAGAGGATAGCAATGCAGCAAGTACACCATTAGGGCCTGATAATAGTGCAGATACTATAGACAAAGGAATCTTCTTTGTTGATGAAAACAAATTAAATATGGAGTCATCTCCAGGTACGTCCCATGAGTTGAAAAAGCGGAGACGTAGATTCAAGGATTTTAGGCAAAAAATAATACATGCAATCAGGGAGAGCAGAAAGGAGGTTTACCACCGTGTTTCTATGGATGCAATCCTTCACAAAATTCCATATGGCCGCAGATTTTCTAGGAACACAAGAAAGGAGATGTGTAAACATTGGAAAGAGTCTGCAATGGACATAAACAGTAAAGACAAAATGAAAAGTACTAACGAGTTTGAATGTTCTGCTCGGCTCTGCCAAATGAGAAGGACGGCCTCTCTGAATGAATCCCTAGATAGGTATGCTCAGTTATTTGAGTCCATTTGCAACCAAGAGGCCAAGCAGCATCCAGTTGACAGATTAAGGCTGACAAAAGAAGATGGGTGTTCACAAGTTCGACGTACCTCAAAACCAAAATCCTTAGGAAGGATTCTCTCTCTACCTGATCTTGAGTGTTACCGTTCTCTTCAGAGTGAGGCAACATCTGATAACGTTGGTTTTGGGAAACCGTCGGTGTTTTTGGTGAATGGTAATGAATGTAAGACATTAGGTATAGGTAAACCTATAAAGGAAGATTACACTCAATCAGATGCTTTTTCAGAAAGTAGGCACCAGAAGCAGTTGTTAGAAGTAGATGAAACTAGTCACTTTGAAAGAGGTAGGACGGGATTGGAACTGGGGAACAGCGATAATGATCATGTTGAAGGGGGTGAGAGCGGAAAAGGTGATCCGAAAATGAGGGAATGCAGTTCCATTTCTCTATACGAGCATGCTGCTACTGTCTCCAATAACACATGTTGTAAGCTGGCACAGCCTAGTCCAAGTTCTGTTTTTGACTTCTCTCTTCAAGAAGGTGTAGCCAGCCCTTCAGAAGTTTTCACCTCAAAAG CAGGTCATGAGTTAAAGCCTAGGTGCATACATTTTGACGAGACAGGTACATTGGATTCTTCTAGTGTGGATAGTAGCCCAACAGTTAAGGAGAATGTAAGAATCCCGAGGAAGACTTTTGACAGTGACTCTCATTACATAAAAGTGGATAAGAAAGATGTGGCCGACTTCAATTATGTAAGAGATCTTCTGAAGTTATCTGGGTTCACAGGGGCTAGGTGCTTGGGAACTTGGCATGCACCTGACCAGCCATTGCACCCTTCCTTATTTGAAGAGATGGAGTATCTATCTCCATATAAAACAGAATGCACTGTAGGTGAGATCAGCGACAGCTATTATGATCACCACCAACTTCTATTTGACACCGTTAATGAGGTATTACTGGAAATCTACGAAAGATCATTCACCTATTGGCCGGGGCCTTTGTCTCGTAATAGCTCCACACGTCCGATGCCTGCTGGATATAATATTCTTAAGGAGGTGTGGGGAATCATTAGCTGGTATTTAAGTTCACAGCCAGAAGAATACTCTTCGTTAGATTACGTCGTGACTCGAGATCTATCAAGGGTGGATGGCTGGATGAACCTTCAAATGGATTGTGATTGCCTGGGGCTTGAATTAGAAGACTTAATTTTCGAAGATCTATTGGAGGAAGTTATTTGCAGTCGAGATTGTCGCTACCCATCTGTAGCACACTCTAAGTCTAATATGCACTTCAACCATTGA
- the LOC113310789 gene encoding uncharacterized protein LOC113310789 isoform X2 — MGKKSNRDYSVFSIYRNSHPGNCMWGILDILNFHHWHSVRKMLPHRRHWGGRHAEDANNETDNDVPDIGDAEESMHSEVDAQVSSPEKTAEASLTKRKSGKARIRKLIAEAMSKHDHHKHRPKAHHSRLWRTDSFRHVGASAQDQNEDECNTPTSSAWNLVRQNIPFHKYCEVCSSISTLKNLGVDQLDELKRLIIENETDISSHPMPKKKALSDMELHRDVTLYQSKEFLEALEVFTVKKALFLKILEDPDYALAHHFQGLRASNVKRGLARSGTFPIASPTEEQIMKRLKLKTQQKEKAQLQGLLETDNTTSTVTTTECSEDSNAASTPLGPDNSADTIDKGIFFVDENKLNMESSPGTSHELKKRRRRFKDFRQKIIHAIRESRKEVYHRVSMDAILHKIPYGRRFSRNTRKEMCKHWKESAMDINSKDKMKSTNEFECSARLCQMRRTASLNESLDRYAQLFESICNQEAKQHPVDRLRLTKEDGCSQVRRTSKPKSLGRILSLPDLECYRSLQSEATSDNVGFGKPSVFLVNGNECKTLGIGKPIKEDYTQSDAFSESRHQKQLLEVDETSHFERGRTGLELGNSDNDHVEGGESGKGDPKMRECSSISLYEHAATVSNNTCCKLAQPSPSSVFDFSLQEGVASPSEVFTSKGHELKPRCIHFDETGTLDSSSVDSSPTVKENVRIPRKTFDSDSHYIKVDKKDVADFNYVRDLLKLSGFTGARCLGTWHAPDQPLHPSLFEEMEYLSPYKTECTVGEISDSYYDHHQLLFDTVNEVLLEIYERSFTYWPGPLSRNSSTRPMPAGYNILKEVWGIISWYLSSQPEEYSSLDYVVTRDLSRVDGWMNLQMDCDCLGLELEDLIFEDLLEEVICSRDCRYPSVAHSKSNMHFNH, encoded by the exons AGTCCAGAAAAGACTGCAGAGGCGAGTCTAACCAAGAGGAAATCTGGTAAAGCCCGCATAAGAAAATTGATTGCTGAAGCGATGTCTAAACATGATCACCACAAGCATAGGCCAAAAGCACACCATTCACGGTTGTGGAGAACTGATTCCTTCCGTCATGTAGGAGCTTCAGCCCAAGATCAAAATGAGGATGAATGCAACACTCCAACCTCAAGCGCATGGAATTTAGTCAGACAGAATATTCCCTTCCATAAGTACTGTGAGGTGTGTAGCAGCATTAGTACTTTAAAAAATCTGGGTGTAGACCAGCTAGATGAGCTGAAGAGGTTGATAATTGAGAATGAAACTGATATTTCAAGCCATCCCATGCCTAAGAAGAAGGCTTTGAGTGATATGGAGCTGCACAGAGATGTCACCCTTTACCAGTCAAAGGAATTTCTGGAGGCTCTGGAGGTATTTACAGTTAAAAAGGCATTGTTTTTGAAAATCTTAGAGGACCCAGATTACGCTTTAGCCCATCACTTCCAGGGATTACGGGCCTCTAATGTCAAGAGAGGATTAGCACGGTCAGGGACATTTCCTATAGCTAGTCCTACAGAGGAACAAATAATGAAGCGCTTGAAGCTAAAAACCCAGCAGAAGGAAAAGGCACAACTGCAAGGATTGTTGGAGACTGACAACACAACTTCAACGGTAACCACAACTGAATGCTCAGAGGATAGCAATGCAGCAAGTACACCATTAGGGCCTGATAATAGTGCAGATACTATAGACAAAGGAATCTTCTTTGTTGATGAAAACAAATTAAATATGGAGTCATCTCCAGGTACGTCCCATGAGTTGAAAAAGCGGAGACGTAGATTCAAGGATTTTAGGCAAAAAATAATACATGCAATCAGGGAGAGCAGAAAGGAGGTTTACCACCGTGTTTCTATGGATGCAATCCTTCACAAAATTCCATATGGCCGCAGATTTTCTAGGAACACAAGAAAGGAGATGTGTAAACATTGGAAAGAGTCTGCAATGGACATAAACAGTAAAGACAAAATGAAAAGTACTAACGAGTTTGAATGTTCTGCTCGGCTCTGCCAAATGAGAAGGACGGCCTCTCTGAATGAATCCCTAGATAGGTATGCTCAGTTATTTGAGTCCATTTGCAACCAAGAGGCCAAGCAGCATCCAGTTGACAGATTAAGGCTGACAAAAGAAGATGGGTGTTCACAAGTTCGACGTACCTCAAAACCAAAATCCTTAGGAAGGATTCTCTCTCTACCTGATCTTGAGTGTTACCGTTCTCTTCAGAGTGAGGCAACATCTGATAACGTTGGTTTTGGGAAACCGTCGGTGTTTTTGGTGAATGGTAATGAATGTAAGACATTAGGTATAGGTAAACCTATAAAGGAAGATTACACTCAATCAGATGCTTTTTCAGAAAGTAGGCACCAGAAGCAGTTGTTAGAAGTAGATGAAACTAGTCACTTTGAAAGAGGTAGGACGGGATTGGAACTGGGGAACAGCGATAATGATCATGTTGAAGGGGGTGAGAGCGGAAAAGGTGATCCGAAAATGAGGGAATGCAGTTCCATTTCTCTATACGAGCATGCTGCTACTGTCTCCAATAACACATGTTGTAAGCTGGCACAGCCTAGTCCAAGTTCTGTTTTTGACTTCTCTCTTCAAGAAGGTGTAGCCAGCCCTTCAGAAGTTTTCACCTCAAAAG GTCATGAGTTAAAGCCTAGGTGCATACATTTTGACGAGACAGGTACATTGGATTCTTCTAGTGTGGATAGTAGCCCAACAGTTAAGGAGAATGTAAGAATCCCGAGGAAGACTTTTGACAGTGACTCTCATTACATAAAAGTGGATAAGAAAGATGTGGCCGACTTCAATTATGTAAGAGATCTTCTGAAGTTATCTGGGTTCACAGGGGCTAGGTGCTTGGGAACTTGGCATGCACCTGACCAGCCATTGCACCCTTCCTTATTTGAAGAGATGGAGTATCTATCTCCATATAAAACAGAATGCACTGTAGGTGAGATCAGCGACAGCTATTATGATCACCACCAACTTCTATTTGACACCGTTAATGAGGTATTACTGGAAATCTACGAAAGATCATTCACCTATTGGCCGGGGCCTTTGTCTCGTAATAGCTCCACACGTCCGATGCCTGCTGGATATAATATTCTTAAGGAGGTGTGGGGAATCATTAGCTGGTATTTAAGTTCACAGCCAGAAGAATACTCTTCGTTAGATTACGTCGTGACTCGAGATCTATCAAGGGTGGATGGCTGGATGAACCTTCAAATGGATTGTGATTGCCTGGGGCTTGAATTAGAAGACTTAATTTTCGAAGATCTATTGGAGGAAGTTATTTGCAGTCGAGATTGTCGCTACCCATCTGTAGCACACTCTAAGTCTAATATGCACTTCAACCATTGA
- the LOC113312707 gene encoding L-type lectin-domain containing receptor kinase V.9-like — protein sequence MRTIYFKVYILFVLLLIDKNLAADSEQGFTYNGMKDAFVTRDGAARISENGLLRLTDLSDKYETGHVFYSRPLKLKGNVSFATTFVFAIASELGANKLSGQGMAFVIAPQRALPGALPNQYLGLFNETSNGQSSNNVLAVEIDTVYNIEFDTVEGPHVGIDVNSLKSVSSTAPAYYVNGETKQINVNSGEPVQVWVEYDGIDKKLTVTLAPVNTFKPDTPLLSLSKDLSTIFAEDMYVGFAASTQTVPTYHYVLGWSFQINGVANALNLTSLPTVPPQSSGSQHTKPNLLLILLATLGYIFALVLLMF from the coding sequence ATGCGTACCATTTACTTCAAGGTTTATATTTTATTCGTTCTACTACTGATTGATAAAAATTTGGCAGCAGATTCAGAACAAGGGTTTACCTATAATGGCATGAAAGACGCTTTTGTAACCCGTGATGGTGCAGCCCGCATTTCAGAAAATGGCCTTCTGCGATTAACTGATCTCAGCGACAAGTATGAGACGGGTCATGTCTTTTATTCCCGTCCGCTGAAACTCAAGGGTAATGTATCCTTCGCGACCACTTTTGTGTTTGCAATTGCATCTGAGCTTGGCGCCAATAAATTAAGCGGTCAAGGGATGGCCTTCGTTATTGCACCTCAAAGAGCACTGCCAGGAGCTTTACCAAACCAATACCTCGGGTTATTCAATGAGACCAGCAATGGACAGTCGTCAAACAATGTTCTTGCGGTGGAGATAGATACTGTCTATAATATAGAGTTCGACACCGTCGAGGGTCCGCATGTTGGAATTGATGTTAACAGTTTAAAGTCTGTCAGTTCTACTGCCCCTGCATACTACGTTAACGGGGAAACCAAGCAGATAAATGTTAACAGCGGGGAACCAGTTCAAGTGTGGGTAGAGTATGACGGGATAGACAAGAAACTTACTGTAACATTAGCTCCAGTTAACACGTTCAAGCCAGATACTCCACTCTTATCGTTGTCCAAAGATCTCTCAACCATCTTCGCAGAGGACATGTACGTCGGATTTGCAGCCTCTACCCAGACTGTACCGACATATCATTACGTCTTAGGGTGGAGTTTCCAGATTAATGGTGTAGCTAACGCGCTAAATCTTACAAGCCTTCCTACGGTTCCTCCTCAGTCTTCTGGTTCTCAACATACGAAGCCTAATTTGCTGTTAATATTGCTTGCAACACTTGGCTACATTTTTGCTTTGGTATTGCTGATGTTTTAA